A genome region from Schlesneria paludicola DSM 18645 includes the following:
- a CDS encoding uracil-DNA glycosylase gives MPGVDENSERIRNAVIQRLEDLRRAGVTHWKQIQPAAPVVIAAAPVAHPASVAVAAVSTPPKTATPVASAPRTNLLGETERSQVPPRKVSPPVTPAAPAVPFQPLNLPLAERIAGLAALQARVKDCTRCHELATTRTQTVFGVGNPEAKIMFVGEAPGADEDAQGEPFVGRSGQLLNDIIKACRMRREEIYICNVLRCRPPSNRLPTPVEAGHCREYLDGQIAHVNPEYIVCWGACAAQNLLAVTEPIGKLRGRFHSYGRAKVLCTYHPSYLMRNPAAKKDVWEDMKTLFLDMGIDLSAKSK, from the coding sequence ATGCCCGGCGTGGACGAGAATTCGGAACGTATTCGAAACGCAGTCATCCAACGGCTGGAGGATCTGCGACGCGCGGGCGTCACGCATTGGAAGCAGATCCAACCCGCCGCCCCCGTCGTAATCGCCGCTGCTCCGGTTGCTCATCCGGCGTCAGTGGCTGTCGCCGCCGTGTCGACGCCACCCAAGACGGCCACGCCGGTTGCCTCAGCCCCTCGAACGAACCTCTTGGGTGAAACGGAACGTTCCCAAGTGCCGCCTCGAAAAGTATCCCCGCCGGTTACTCCGGCCGCTCCTGCAGTTCCCTTCCAACCTTTGAATCTTCCTCTGGCCGAGCGAATTGCGGGGCTTGCCGCGTTGCAAGCACGCGTCAAGGACTGCACTCGTTGTCACGAACTGGCAACGACGCGGACGCAGACCGTGTTTGGAGTCGGAAATCCTGAAGCGAAGATCATGTTCGTGGGTGAAGCACCTGGAGCCGACGAGGATGCACAGGGCGAGCCGTTTGTCGGACGATCGGGACAGCTCTTGAACGACATCATCAAGGCCTGCCGAATGCGGCGCGAAGAGATTTATATCTGCAACGTGCTTCGCTGCCGTCCGCCTAGCAATCGACTACCGACACCCGTCGAGGCCGGTCACTGCCGAGAATATCTCGATGGACAGATTGCCCATGTGAATCCTGAATACATCGTCTGTTGGGGGGCGTGCGCAGCGCAGAACCTGTTGGCGGTGACCGAGCCGATTGGAAAACTGCGGGGACGCTTTCACTCGTACGGCCGCGCGAAAGTTCTATGTACGTACCATCCTTCGTACTTGATGCGAAATCCTGCGGCGAAGAAAGATGTCTGGGAAGATATGAAGACGCTGTTCCTGGATATGGGGATTGATCTTTCCGCCAAATCGAAGTGA
- the hrpA gene encoding ATP-dependent RNA helicase HrpA, whose amino-acid sequence MTDLITEIEASLTKTMLVDRHRLRQQWRSLREPVRRYAAGEPPTATPQQNVFDQRLAKFQADLANSCRRSEQRLRGVPKLNFDEELPVVVRKDEIAAAIRDHQVIVVCGETGSGKSTQLPKICLELGRGIHGVIGHTQPRRIAARSVATRIAEELNVAVGREVGFKVRFTDATSPQTYIKLMTDGILLAETQSRPFLDEYDTIIVDEAHERSLNIDFLLGNLHRLISKRRELKVIITSATIDAERFAEHFRSVAGNVPVLEVSGRMYPVEMIYRPPSPDDEGGDPDWMKAVGDAVNEVCARGPGDVLLFMPTEREIHEAAKTLRGRTFGGSKPDILPLYARLSAAEQQRVFQTSSTRRIVIATNVAESSLTVPGIRYVVDTGTARISRYSPKSKLQRLPIEPVSQASADQRAGRCGRVGPGVCIRLYSEEDYTSRERYTPPEILRSNLANVILQTKTLGLGEIEEFPFLEPPKPESIKDGYKTLFELGAVTEQHALTEMGRKLSRLPVDPRIARIIWAAHEENCLGEILIIASALEVQDPRERPLEKQQQADESHKRFADEDSDFLSDLKLWDFYHKLKNELSKGQLRKACHQNFLSWIRLREWVDVHAELVSIVQESLKGTRVGGNDRRRQNANPQNTSASITQADATRQKPTAERAVVDTTLTRRNDFGAIHRALLTGYLSSLAYRTESGEYLAAGNMKAFLWPGSGLASKKPKWVVAAELLETTRRFLRTVAKIDPDWIEPLAAHLIDRTYSEPHWDPESLAVMAYEKVSLFGLVVVPRRRIRFSQIDPVKSREMFIQHALVYGEWPEDDVTSDVQIGQRDKQRSAPGSKSSSSRDRNDHRKPIAIPAARPAVLNTKSQSSSPEFLTHNRDLIKSLEDLQTRVRRGSLLKEEQAQFDFYATRLPADVLDGHRLQQWWRAAAPDDRKRLYMTEADLVEADAILATKDAYPDSVQMKGLSLPLSYRLDPSAEDDGVTITVPQEGLNQLDGDRLGWLVPGLIEDKITALIRTLPKELRRDLVPIPEVAAEVAKVLNFGDGSLAAAIVEGIEFVTGIEVPPHAFDETKITDHLRMLIRVTDSDGKTLAAGRDLAVIRKEFGAMASISFSSSDDPRWTRDGLATWDCGTLPPVIDVMRRGVALKGYPTLIDQGETASLRLLDNPERSQFEMRFGLRRLIVLTVARELKVQIDALPGLQNWTLLSKTFPQPFPFRAQLTELLADRAFLPTTQFPRSDNEFRECLRAGRTRLPSAAVEVTSLLTPLFQAYSDVRKTWEKTAHPQWQPSRQDVHAQLSHLFSPGFLVRTPWPWLTQFPRYTRAIVLRLQKLTSGGAPRDQQLLPLIIPRWQRGIERLRLHADRQIYDPELEAYRWMTEELRVALFVQELGTAVSVSEKKLDKQWERVKS is encoded by the coding sequence ATGACTGATCTCATCACCGAAATTGAAGCATCCCTGACCAAGACCATGCTGGTCGATCGTCATCGGCTGCGCCAACAATGGCGATCGCTACGAGAGCCGGTGCGTCGATACGCCGCCGGCGAGCCCCCAACGGCAACCCCGCAACAGAACGTATTCGATCAACGACTCGCGAAGTTCCAGGCCGATCTGGCGAACTCGTGCCGCCGCAGTGAACAACGCCTGCGCGGCGTCCCCAAGCTGAATTTCGACGAGGAACTCCCCGTCGTCGTTCGCAAAGACGAAATCGCGGCTGCCATTCGTGACCACCAAGTCATCGTGGTGTGCGGCGAAACCGGCTCCGGCAAGTCCACTCAATTGCCGAAGATTTGTCTGGAACTGGGACGCGGCATTCACGGCGTCATCGGTCACACTCAACCGCGCCGGATCGCAGCCAGGTCTGTGGCCACGCGCATTGCTGAAGAATTGAACGTCGCCGTCGGGCGCGAGGTCGGCTTCAAAGTGCGTTTCACCGACGCCACCTCGCCGCAAACCTATATCAAATTGATGACCGACGGAATTCTGCTTGCGGAAACGCAAAGCAGACCGTTTCTGGACGAGTACGATACGATCATCGTCGACGAGGCTCACGAGCGTTCGCTGAACATCGATTTCCTGCTGGGTAACTTGCATCGCCTGATCTCGAAACGACGCGAGCTGAAAGTGATCATCACGTCGGCGACAATCGACGCCGAACGATTCGCGGAACATTTCCGATCGGTTGCCGGAAACGTACCCGTCCTGGAAGTTTCCGGGCGCATGTATCCCGTGGAAATGATCTATCGACCGCCATCCCCCGACGACGAGGGGGGAGATCCTGATTGGATGAAGGCGGTCGGGGACGCCGTGAACGAAGTCTGCGCTCGCGGTCCAGGAGACGTCCTGTTGTTCATGCCGACCGAACGTGAGATTCACGAGGCGGCGAAAACGCTGCGAGGCCGGACGTTTGGCGGCAGCAAGCCCGACATCCTGCCCCTTTACGCCCGATTGTCCGCCGCCGAACAGCAGCGAGTCTTCCAGACCAGTTCGACACGCCGCATTGTCATCGCCACCAACGTGGCCGAATCGTCGCTGACGGTGCCTGGCATCCGTTACGTCGTCGACACCGGAACCGCGCGCATTAGTCGGTATTCGCCCAAATCCAAACTGCAAAGGTTGCCAATCGAACCGGTTTCGCAAGCATCTGCCGACCAAAGGGCAGGGCGCTGCGGACGCGTGGGCCCCGGCGTCTGCATTCGACTCTATTCGGAAGAAGACTACACGAGTCGTGAACGCTATACGCCGCCCGAAATTCTGCGGTCGAATCTGGCGAATGTCATCCTGCAAACGAAGACGCTGGGACTGGGCGAGATCGAAGAGTTTCCCTTTCTCGAGCCCCCCAAACCTGAATCGATCAAAGACGGTTACAAGACGCTATTTGAACTCGGCGCGGTCACAGAACAGCATGCGCTTACCGAGATGGGACGGAAACTCTCTCGACTGCCCGTCGATCCAAGAATCGCACGAATTATCTGGGCGGCACACGAAGAGAACTGCCTGGGTGAGATTCTGATCATCGCGTCCGCACTCGAAGTCCAAGATCCACGAGAACGACCGCTTGAGAAACAGCAGCAGGCGGATGAATCCCACAAACGATTTGCCGACGAAGATTCAGATTTTCTGTCCGACCTCAAACTGTGGGACTTCTACCACAAGTTGAAGAACGAGCTCTCCAAAGGCCAGCTGCGCAAAGCCTGCCATCAGAACTTTCTCTCGTGGATTCGGCTTCGTGAATGGGTCGACGTCCACGCAGAACTCGTCTCGATCGTTCAAGAGTCACTCAAGGGCACGCGCGTCGGCGGCAATGATCGAAGGCGGCAGAATGCCAATCCACAGAATACGAGTGCGTCGATCACGCAAGCAGACGCCACACGTCAGAAGCCAACAGCCGAACGTGCCGTCGTCGACACGACATTGACCCGGCGCAACGACTTCGGCGCCATCCATCGGGCACTGCTCACCGGGTATCTGTCGAGTCTCGCGTACCGGACGGAAAGCGGCGAGTATCTCGCAGCAGGCAACATGAAGGCGTTCCTCTGGCCCGGTTCGGGCCTCGCGAGTAAGAAACCCAAGTGGGTCGTCGCCGCGGAACTGCTCGAAACGACGCGACGTTTCCTGCGAACAGTGGCGAAAATCGATCCCGACTGGATTGAACCGCTCGCCGCTCACCTGATCGATCGAACCTATTCCGAACCACATTGGGACCCGGAATCGCTGGCGGTGATGGCTTATGAAAAAGTCTCGCTATTTGGACTCGTCGTCGTCCCGCGCCGCCGGATTCGCTTCAGTCAAATTGACCCGGTGAAATCACGCGAGATGTTTATCCAGCATGCGCTGGTCTACGGCGAATGGCCCGAAGATGATGTCACAAGCGACGTGCAAATCGGCCAGCGCGACAAACAGCGCAGCGCCCCAGGCTCGAAGTCGTCCAGTTCGCGCGATCGCAATGATCACCGCAAACCGATCGCGATCCCGGCGGCACGTCCTGCGGTGTTGAACACCAAGTCCCAATCCTCTTCGCCGGAATTTCTGACGCACAATCGCGACCTCATCAAATCGCTGGAAGATCTGCAAACACGTGTTCGACGCGGAAGCCTGCTGAAAGAAGAGCAAGCTCAATTCGATTTCTACGCAACTCGGTTGCCTGCCGATGTGCTTGACGGCCACCGCCTGCAGCAGTGGTGGCGTGCCGCGGCGCCAGACGATCGAAAACGGCTGTACATGACCGAGGCGGATCTCGTCGAAGCCGATGCAATTCTTGCCACAAAAGACGCCTATCCCGACAGCGTCCAGATGAAAGGGCTGTCGCTTCCGTTGTCCTATCGCCTCGACCCCAGTGCCGAGGACGACGGCGTGACAATCACGGTCCCGCAAGAGGGCCTCAATCAATTGGACGGTGATCGTCTGGGTTGGCTTGTGCCCGGCTTGATTGAAGACAAGATCACGGCACTCATCAGGACCTTGCCCAAAGAGTTACGTCGCGATTTGGTCCCAATTCCCGAAGTGGCCGCGGAAGTCGCCAAGGTCCTGAATTTTGGTGACGGTTCATTAGCGGCCGCGATCGTTGAAGGGATCGAATTCGTCACGGGGATCGAAGTTCCGCCTCACGCCTTCGACGAGACGAAGATCACCGACCATCTGCGGATGCTGATTCGGGTCACCGACTCTGACGGCAAAACACTCGCCGCCGGACGCGACCTGGCGGTGATCCGTAAGGAATTCGGCGCGATGGCGTCGATCAGCTTCTCGTCATCGGATGACCCACGCTGGACACGTGACGGTTTGGCGACGTGGGATTGCGGAACCCTGCCGCCCGTCATTGACGTCATGCGGCGTGGGGTTGCTCTCAAGGGATACCCCACACTGATCGACCAGGGCGAGACTGCCTCGCTTCGACTCCTTGATAACCCGGAGCGGTCGCAGTTCGAAATGCGTTTCGGCTTGCGTCGGCTGATCGTGCTCACCGTCGCTCGTGAATTGAAAGTGCAGATCGATGCGTTACCGGGACTTCAGAACTGGACGCTGCTTTCCAAGACGTTTCCACAACCATTTCCCTTCCGTGCCCAGTTAACGGAACTTCTCGCGGATCGAGCGTTCTTGCCGACGACACAGTTCCCCCGTAGCGATAACGAGTTTCGCGAGTGCCTACGCGCGGGTCGTACTCGGCTGCCCTCTGCCGCCGTCGAAGTCACCAGCCTGCTGACACCGCTGTTTCAGGCCTATAGCGATGTCAGGAAGACATGGGAGAAAACAGCTCACCCCCAGTGGCAGCCCTCGCGCCAGGATGTCCATGCCCAATTGAGCCACTTGTTCTCCCCGGGCTTCCTGGTCCGCACACCCTGGCCCTGGCTGACACAGTTTCCTCGTTACACTCGAGCGATCGTGCTGCGATTGCAAAAACTGACCAGCGGCGGCGCTCCCCGTGATCAGCAACTACTTCCGCTCATCATTCCGCGCTGGCAACGCGGAATCGAACGGCTGCGCCTTCATGCGGATCGGCAAATCTACGATCCCGAACTGGAAGCCTATCGCTGGATGACGGAAGAACTGCGAGTTGCGTTGTTTGTCCAAGAGCTAGGAACCGCCGTTTCCGTGTCCGAGAAAAAGCTGGACAAGCAGTGGGAACGAGTGAAAAGCTAA
- a CDS encoding iron-containing alcohol dehydrogenase: MMPKRDYFNFYSAGRIVFGSGVTARLSQFIQPWAPKKALIVTDAVLVRIGLVNEIERPLRDAGIEVDIFDGGEPEPSFAVADRALAKANASKPDLVIGVGGGSNLDLAKIVACVLSHGGGYRDYFGYGKVPGPIMPLVCLPTTAGTGSEVSHAAVLTDTENQVKISSLSHYLRPALAVVDPKLTLSCPPQASADSGIDALTHAIEAFTAMSFDQLAVPPDEPFPYDGKQPIGDCLAERAIELIGKHLITAVKEPSDLVAREGMALAATLAGLAFSNNAVAVVHALEYPIGGALHCSHGAGNGLLLPYVMKFNLPARIPEFKRIAELLGENVSGLSDLAAAERAVTAVERLRVDAGIPLRIRDLGGTRDQLPLFAKKSFAIQRLMILNGRTPTEADLLSILESAF, encoded by the coding sequence ATGATGCCGAAACGAGACTACTTCAACTTCTACTCCGCCGGTCGAATTGTCTTTGGGTCGGGCGTCACGGCTCGACTCAGCCAATTCATTCAGCCTTGGGCTCCCAAGAAGGCACTCATCGTCACGGACGCCGTACTGGTTCGAATTGGGCTGGTCAATGAAATCGAACGACCGCTGCGCGACGCTGGGATCGAGGTCGACATCTTTGACGGCGGCGAACCGGAACCCTCGTTCGCTGTCGCGGACCGGGCTCTCGCCAAAGCGAATGCCAGCAAGCCCGATCTTGTGATTGGTGTGGGTGGTGGCAGCAACCTGGATCTCGCAAAAATCGTCGCATGTGTGCTGTCACACGGCGGTGGCTATCGCGACTATTTCGGATACGGAAAAGTTCCTGGGCCGATCATGCCACTGGTCTGCCTGCCAACGACCGCAGGAACAGGCAGCGAAGTCTCACATGCCGCGGTGCTGACCGACACCGAAAATCAGGTCAAAATCAGTTCACTCAGTCACTACTTGCGACCGGCATTGGCGGTCGTCGATCCCAAATTAACCCTAAGCTGCCCACCTCAAGCCTCGGCAGACAGTGGAATCGATGCGTTGACGCACGCCATCGAAGCCTTCACCGCGATGTCCTTCGATCAGTTGGCCGTTCCGCCCGATGAACCGTTTCCATACGACGGTAAGCAACCCATCGGCGACTGTCTGGCCGAACGAGCCATTGAACTGATTGGAAAACATCTGATCACCGCCGTCAAAGAGCCGAGCGATCTGGTCGCCCGCGAAGGAATGGCACTGGCAGCCACACTCGCGGGATTGGCCTTTTCGAACAACGCCGTCGCGGTCGTCCACGCGCTCGAATACCCGATCGGTGGCGCGCTGCATTGCTCACATGGGGCCGGAAATGGCCTGCTGCTGCCCTACGTCATGAAGTTCAACCTGCCGGCACGCATCCCCGAATTCAAACGAATTGCCGAACTTCTGGGCGAGAATGTCTCCGGGCTCTCGGACCTCGCAGCCGCTGAACGCGCGGTGACCGCCGTTGAACGACTTCGTGTGGACGCGGGCATCCCATTACGAATCCGCGATCTTGGCGGCACACGAGATCAGCTTCCCCTGTTCGCCAAAAAATCCTTTGCGATTCAGCGTTTGATGATTCTGAATGGTCGCACGCCGACCGAAGCAGACCTGCTGAGTATCCTGGAATCCGCCTTCTAA
- a CDS encoding error-prone DNA polymerase yields MPEQPIPKLRPLGTLAPADQRPITSNPHAGYAELHCLTNYSFLQAASHPDELVRRAAELNYCALSITDRHSLAGVVRAHAAAKPLGLRLMIGTEISLEQGSRVVLHAKTRRGYAGLARLLTVGKRRAPKGECHLKFADVAQHSSDLLASIPLDSENLEQQAEDLPQWRELFGDDCSLMAQRHHGPHDDWTLQRFVQVSNHSRITLVASNGVQFHDSSRRFLQDVQTAIRLGRSVAELGSHRLANGERHLKSADQMRQLFAACPMAIERTVELADRCTFSLDELKYEYPEELCPRGETPLSWLKALTKKGLRERYPNDIPPLIQNAVDHELRLIEELHYEAYFLTVWDLVRFARSREILCQGRGSAANSAVCYCLGITSVDPGKIDLLFERFISRERGEAPDIDVDFEHERREEVLQYLYDKYGRERAGMTAEVISYRPKSAVRDVGKALGLSLDCIDALAKSVDHAHHDDARLVERFRSVGFDPDSRVGRQLVSLVDQLLGFPRHLSQHVGGMIITKGPLCELVPIENAAMADRTVVEWDKDDLDELGILKVDCLALGMLTAIRKSFDFIKQHTGHQFTLANLPPEDTAVYDMLCRAESIGVFQVESRAQMSMLPRLKPICFYDLVVEVAIVRPGPIQGKMVHPYLRRRDKLEDVTYPSEAVRHVLEKTLGVPIFQEQAMKLAIVAAGFTPGEADQLRRAMGAWRRTGVMGPFRDKLIGGMVSREYSPEFAERVYEQIQGFGEYGFPESHAASFALLVYASAWLKHYQPAIFTAALLNSQPLGFYAPAQLVAEARRQGVDVRPADVNLSDWDCTIELHPYEPHEPIPDLREPGLVPGNREGRFAIRLGLRMIHGLRQDSAERIMDERRTEPFSQQAEFARRTSLRRGELTLLANAGAFGSLQPQRRTSIWDALPVREPSPLYDESDEGEPTPDLAPMTAIQEVVADYQSAGLSLRAHPLSFLRPDLELRSVVRAVDLLILEPDRRYRVAGLVLLRQRPSTAKGITFMTIEDETGTANLVVHVNVWERFRLIARRASAIIARGVLERQNEVVHLVVDTFEDLTDVLSHYKNPSRDFR; encoded by the coding sequence ATGCCCGAACAACCGATCCCCAAACTTCGCCCATTGGGAACGCTCGCCCCTGCCGATCAACGTCCAATTACCAGCAACCCGCACGCAGGCTATGCGGAACTTCATTGCCTGACAAACTATTCTTTTCTGCAAGCCGCGTCACATCCCGATGAACTGGTCCGACGAGCGGCAGAACTGAACTACTGCGCACTTTCGATCACGGATCGACACAGCCTGGCGGGTGTCGTTCGAGCTCATGCTGCGGCGAAGCCTCTTGGCCTGCGGCTGATGATCGGTACCGAGATTTCTCTCGAGCAGGGCTCACGCGTTGTTCTTCACGCGAAAACGCGCCGTGGCTACGCGGGCCTTGCGCGATTGCTGACCGTCGGCAAACGTCGCGCTCCAAAAGGCGAGTGCCACCTCAAATTCGCTGATGTGGCACAGCATTCCTCGGATCTGCTGGCGAGCATTCCGCTCGATTCCGAGAATCTCGAACAACAAGCCGAAGATCTTCCGCAATGGCGAGAACTTTTCGGCGACGATTGCTCGTTGATGGCTCAGCGCCATCATGGTCCGCATGACGACTGGACCTTGCAGCGGTTCGTGCAAGTTTCAAATCACTCACGGATCACCCTTGTGGCCAGCAACGGAGTTCAGTTCCACGATTCATCACGGCGATTCTTGCAGGATGTCCAAACCGCCATTCGATTGGGCCGCTCGGTTGCCGAACTCGGTTCGCATCGACTGGCAAATGGCGAACGTCACCTGAAGTCTGCCGATCAGATGCGCCAGCTCTTCGCCGCCTGTCCGATGGCAATCGAGCGAACCGTGGAGCTGGCCGATCGCTGCACATTCAGCCTGGACGAACTGAAATACGAGTATCCAGAAGAACTCTGCCCACGTGGAGAAACACCACTCTCGTGGCTAAAGGCGTTGACGAAGAAGGGCCTTCGCGAACGCTATCCAAACGATATCCCACCACTGATTCAAAATGCCGTCGACCACGAATTGCGGTTGATCGAGGAATTGCACTACGAAGCGTACTTCTTGACGGTCTGGGACCTGGTCCGATTCGCGCGCAGTCGTGAAATCCTGTGTCAGGGACGAGGGTCCGCCGCGAACTCGGCCGTCTGTTACTGCCTGGGCATTACCTCCGTTGACCCCGGAAAGATCGACCTGCTGTTCGAACGATTCATTTCGAGAGAACGCGGAGAAGCTCCCGATATCGATGTGGACTTTGAACACGAGCGACGTGAAGAAGTCCTGCAATACTTGTACGACAAATACGGACGCGAACGAGCTGGCATGACGGCGGAAGTGATTTCGTATCGTCCGAAGTCCGCCGTCCGCGATGTCGGGAAGGCACTCGGACTGTCACTCGATTGCATTGATGCGCTGGCCAAGTCGGTTGACCACGCTCATCACGATGACGCGCGCCTGGTCGAGCGGTTTCGCTCTGTGGGATTTGATCCCGATTCACGCGTAGGACGGCAACTGGTAAGTTTGGTCGACCAGTTGCTCGGCTTTCCCCGCCACCTGTCACAGCACGTCGGCGGGATGATTATCACGAAAGGTCCGCTGTGCGAACTCGTGCCGATCGAGAATGCCGCCATGGCGGATCGCACAGTCGTCGAATGGGACAAAGATGATCTCGACGAGCTGGGAATCTTGAAAGTCGATTGCCTCGCACTGGGCATGCTGACGGCCATCCGCAAATCGTTCGACTTCATTAAGCAACACACCGGGCATCAGTTCACGCTGGCAAACCTTCCCCCTGAAGACACCGCGGTCTATGACATGCTTTGTCGAGCGGAGTCGATCGGAGTCTTTCAAGTCGAATCACGGGCTCAGATGAGCATGCTGCCGAGACTGAAGCCGATTTGCTTTTATGATCTGGTGGTCGAAGTCGCCATCGTTCGCCCCGGTCCAATTCAAGGCAAGATGGTTCATCCTTATTTGCGGCGGCGCGACAAACTCGAAGACGTCACCTATCCCAGCGAAGCCGTGCGACACGTGCTGGAAAAGACCTTGGGGGTACCGATCTTTCAAGAGCAGGCGATGAAGCTCGCAATCGTCGCGGCAGGCTTTACCCCCGGTGAGGCCGATCAACTTCGTCGTGCAATGGGGGCCTGGCGCCGAACAGGCGTTATGGGTCCTTTTCGCGACAAGCTCATTGGCGGAATGGTGTCACGAGAATATTCACCGGAATTCGCCGAGCGCGTCTATGAACAGATTCAAGGATTCGGCGAATACGGATTTCCAGAATCGCATGCCGCCAGTTTTGCACTGCTGGTCTATGCCTCGGCCTGGCTGAAACACTATCAGCCAGCGATCTTTACCGCGGCCTTACTGAACAGTCAGCCTCTCGGTTTTTACGCTCCGGCCCAACTCGTTGCTGAAGCTCGGCGTCAGGGAGTGGATGTGCGCCCCGCCGACGTCAACCTCAGCGACTGGGACTGCACCATCGAACTTCATCCTTATGAGCCACACGAGCCAATCCCTGATCTGCGTGAACCAGGTCTGGTCCCGGGAAACCGCGAAGGGCGATTCGCGATTCGTTTGGGTCTTCGCATGATCCATGGTCTCCGACAGGACTCTGCCGAACGAATCATGGACGAACGTCGCACGGAACCGTTCTCGCAACAAGCGGAATTTGCCAGACGCACCTCGCTGCGCCGTGGGGAACTCACGCTGCTCGCCAATGCCGGTGCGTTTGGATCGCTGCAACCGCAACGACGAACGTCAATCTGGGATGCCTTGCCTGTTCGTGAACCGTCACCCCTCTATGACGAGTCCGATGAGGGTGAGCCGACTCCAGATTTGGCCCCGATGACAGCCATTCAGGAAGTGGTCGCCGATTATCAGTCCGCGGGACTGTCCCTGCGCGCCCATCCGCTCAGCTTCTTGCGTCCAGATCTGGAACTGCGGTCCGTCGTCCGGGCCGTTGACCTGTTGATTCTGGAACCCGACCGCCGATATCGCGTCGCAGGACTGGTCCTGCTTCGACAGCGTCCTTCGACGGCGAAGGGGATCACCTTCATGACTATTGAGGACGAAACGGGAACCGCGAACCTTGTCGTTCACGTCAACGTCTGGGAGCGATTTCGACTGATCGCGCGGCGCGCCTCTGCGATTATCGCCCGCGGCGTGCTCGAACGACAGAACGAAGTCGTCCACCTTGTCGTTGACACTTTCGAAGACTTAACGGACGTCTTGAGTCACTACAAGAATCCCTCGCGCGATTTCCGATAG
- a CDS encoding cupin domain-containing protein, producing the protein MSLAVSNLNRVLVRHEGQTPREKSACGWRDRLISREDAVLAPAAWAHAVDIDGARPHFHKRSTELYYVLDGAGTVTVEGIGYEVQRGSLVHIPPNAVHSAQGRMRVLVVGIPDIADDDYFEAPDVA; encoded by the coding sequence ATGAGTCTGGCCGTCAGCAATCTGAACAGGGTGTTGGTCCGGCATGAGGGGCAGACCCCTCGCGAAAAAAGTGCGTGCGGGTGGCGTGATCGCCTGATCAGTCGCGAAGATGCCGTGCTTGCTCCTGCGGCATGGGCACACGCCGTCGACATTGATGGGGCGAGACCTCATTTTCACAAACGGTCCACAGAGCTGTACTACGTGCTTGATGGGGCCGGGACCGTGACGGTCGAAGGCATTGGATACGAGGTTCAACGCGGAAGTCTGGTTCATATTCCGCCGAATGCTGTTCACTCGGCTCAGGGCCGAATGCGAGTGCTTGTGGTTGGGATTCCGGACATCGCAGACGACGACTACTTTGAAGCGCCGGATGTGGCGTGA